The genomic window CGGATTGCCAAAAGATATGGCTTCTGAATTATACAAACCTTTCGTTATCCGTAAATTGATTGAAAGAGGTATTGTAAAAACAGTAAAATCTGCTAAGAAAATCATTGATAAGAAAGAGCCAGTAGTTTGGGATATCCTTGAAAACGTAATTAAAGGACACCCAGTATTACTGAACCGTGCTCCTACTTTGCACAGACTTGGTATTCAGGCTTTCCAACCAAAATTAATTGAAGGAAAAGCAATCCAGTTACACCCATTAGTATGTACGGCTTTCAACGCCGATTTCGATGGTGACCAGATGGCGGTTCACTTACCATTAGGACCAGAAGCTATTTTAGAGGCTCAATTATTAATGTTGGCTTCTCACAATATCTTGAACCCTGCAAATGGTGCTCCAATTACTGTACCTTCTCAGGACATGGTCTTGGGTCTATACTATATGACCAAAGAGCGTATTTCTACAGAAGATCACAAAATTATTGGTCAGGATTTAACTTTCTATTCTGCTGAAGAAGTAAATATTGCATTAAACGAAGGAAGATTAGAATTGAATGCTCGTGTGAAAATTAGAGCAAAAGATTTTAATGACGCTGGAGAATTAGTGTACAAAATCATCCAGACAACTGCTGGACGTGTATTATTTAACGAAGTAGTACCTGAAGCAGCTGGATATATCAATGACGTATTGACTAAGAAAAACCTTAGAGATATTATCGGGCACATTTTAAGTGTGACTGATGTACCTACAACGGCAGCTTTCTTGGATAATATGAAAGATATGGGGTATAAATTCGCATTTAGAGGAGGTTTATCATTCTCTTTAGGTGATATTAGAATCCCAGAGCAAAAAACTAAGTTAATTGCAGATGCTAGAGAGCAAGTTGAAGGTATCTCAACTAACTATAACATGGGTCTTATCACAAATAACGAGCGTTACAACCAAGTTATTGACGTATGGACTTCAGCAAATGCTCAGTTAACAGAGTTAGCAATGAAAAATATTAGAGAAGACCAACAAGGTTTCAACTCTGTATATATGATGCTTGACTCTGGGGCGAGGGGTTCTAAGGAGCAGATTCGTCAGTTAACTGGTATGCGTGGTTTGATGGCTAAGCCTAAAAAATCTACTGCTGGCGGTGGTGAGATTATTGAAAACCCGATTCTTTCTAACTTTAAGGAAGGTCTTTCGATCCTTGAGTACTTCATTTCTACTCACGGTGCTCGTAAAGGTCTTGCGGATACGGCTCTTAAAACGGCCGATGCTGGTTACTTGACAAGAAGGCTTCATGACGTTTCTCAAGATGTTATTGTTAACATCGAAGATTGTGGAACTTTAAGAGGTGTTGAAGTTGCAGCGTTGAAGAAAAATGAGGAAATCGTTGAATCTTTAGGAGAGAGAATTTTAGGACGTGTTGCATTACAAGACGTTATTAATCCTCTTACTAACGAAGTAATGGTTAAATCTGGAGAGCAAATTACAGAATCAATTATGAGAACTATTGAAGCTTCTCCAATTGAGAAAGTAGAAGTTAGATCTCCGTTAACTTGTGAAGCTTTAAAAGGTATTTGTGCTAAATGTTACGGTAGAAACTTAGCTACTGGTAAGATGACACAAAGAGGTGAAGCTGTCGGAGTTATTGCAGCTCAGTCTATTGGAGAGCCAGGTACACAGTTGACACTTCGTACGTTCCACGTTGGAGGGGTTGCTGGAGGTATCTCTGAAGAGTCTAGTATTGTTACAAGATTCAACGGTAGACTTGAAATCGAAGATTTAAAAACAGTTAAAGGTGAAGATAGTGAAGGTAACGAAGTTGATATCGTTGTATCACGTTCTACGGAGTTGAAATTAATTGACGAAGGAACCGGAATTGTTTTAAATACGCATAACATTCCTTACGGATCTAGTATTTTTGTAAATGACGGAGATGTAGTTACTAAAGGAACTGTAATCTGTAAATGGGATCCATATAATGGTGTAATTGTTTCTGAATTTACTGGTAAGATTGCTTACGAAGATTTAGAGCAAGGACAATCATACATGGTTGAAATTGATGAGCAGACTGGTTTCCAAGAAAAAGTAATTTCTGAGGCTAGAAACAAAAAATTAATCCCAACTTTATTAGTTTATGGTAAAGAAGGTGAATTGATTCGTTCATACAACTTACCAGTAGGTGCACACTTAATGGTTGAGAATGGTGAGAAAATTAAAGCAGGTAAAGTATTAGTGAAAATCCCACGTCGTTCTTCTAAAGCGGGCGATATCACGGGAGGTCTTCCAAGAATTACTGAGTTGCTTGAGGCTCGTAACCCTTCAAACCCAGCAGTTGTATCTGAAATTGACGGTGTTGTATCATTCGGAAAAATTAAGAGAGGTAACCGTGAGATTGTTATCGAGTCTAAATTTGGTGAGATTAAAAAGTATTTAGTTAAACTTTCTAGCCAAATCTTAGTACAAGAAAATGACTTCGTAAGAGCGGGAGTTCCATTGTCTGACGGTGCAATTACACCAGATGATATCTTAAGAATTCAAGGTCCAGCTGCTGTAC from Flavobacterium sp. KACC 22763 includes these protein-coding regions:
- the rpoC gene encoding DNA-directed RNA polymerase subunit beta', with protein sequence MMNNRNNKDKNPVKRFNKISIGLASPESILKESRGEVLKPETINYRTHKPERDGLFCERIFGPVKDFECACGKYKRIRYKGIICDRCGVEVTEKKVRRDRVGHINLVVPIAHIWYFRSLPNKIGYILGLPSKKLDMIIYYERYVVIQPGIAKNADGESLQRLDFLTEEEYLNILDTLPQENQYLDDLDPNKFVAKMGAECIMDLLARIDLDALSYELRHSANNETSKQRKTEALKRLQVVESFRESNENRENRPEWMIMKVVPVIPPELRPLVPLDGGRFATSDLNDLYRRVIIRNNRLKRLMEIKAPEVILRNEKRMLQESVDSLFDNTRKASAVKTESNRPLKSLSDSLKGKQGRFRQNLLGKRVDYSARSVIVVGPELKLYECGLPKDMASELYKPFVIRKLIERGIVKTVKSAKKIIDKKEPVVWDILENVIKGHPVLLNRAPTLHRLGIQAFQPKLIEGKAIQLHPLVCTAFNADFDGDQMAVHLPLGPEAILEAQLLMLASHNILNPANGAPITVPSQDMVLGLYYMTKERISTEDHKIIGQDLTFYSAEEVNIALNEGRLELNARVKIRAKDFNDAGELVYKIIQTTAGRVLFNEVVPEAAGYINDVLTKKNLRDIIGHILSVTDVPTTAAFLDNMKDMGYKFAFRGGLSFSLGDIRIPEQKTKLIADAREQVEGISTNYNMGLITNNERYNQVIDVWTSANAQLTELAMKNIREDQQGFNSVYMMLDSGARGSKEQIRQLTGMRGLMAKPKKSTAGGGEIIENPILSNFKEGLSILEYFISTHGARKGLADTALKTADAGYLTRRLHDVSQDVIVNIEDCGTLRGVEVAALKKNEEIVESLGERILGRVALQDVINPLTNEVMVKSGEQITESIMRTIEASPIEKVEVRSPLTCEALKGICAKCYGRNLATGKMTQRGEAVGVIAAQSIGEPGTQLTLRTFHVGGVAGGISEESSIVTRFNGRLEIEDLKTVKGEDSEGNEVDIVVSRSTELKLIDEGTGIVLNTHNIPYGSSIFVNDGDVVTKGTVICKWDPYNGVIVSEFTGKIAYEDLEQGQSYMVEIDEQTGFQEKVISEARNKKLIPTLLVYGKEGELIRSYNLPVGAHLMVENGEKIKAGKVLVKIPRRSSKAGDITGGLPRITELLEARNPSNPAVVSEIDGVVSFGKIKRGNREIVIESKFGEIKKYLVKLSSQILVQENDFVRAGVPLSDGAITPDDILRIQGPAAVQQYLVNEIQEVYRLQGVKINDKHFEVVIRQMMRKVRVEDPGDTLFLEDQLIHTKDFIVQNDKLYGMKVVEDAGDSSVLKPGQIITPRELRDENSLLKRTDKNLVVARDVITATATPVLQGITRASLQTKSFISAASFQETTKVLNEAAVAGKVDDLEGLKENVIVGHRIPAGTGMREYDNTIVGSKDDYNEMMANKEEYIY